The following are from one region of the Sardina pilchardus chromosome 4, fSarPil1.1, whole genome shotgun sequence genome:
- the pou3f3a gene encoding POU domain, class 3, transcription factor 3-A isoform X2, which translates to MATAASNPYLASNSILSSGSIVHSESIGSGMQPGSVAVTSVSGGYRGDPKMVQSDFMQGAMASSNGGHMLSHAHQWVTSLPHAAAAAAAAAVAAAEAASPWSSSPVGMAGSPQQQDVKNNSRGEDLHSSGALHHRPPHLGSHQTHQGAWGGTSAAHIPTITGGQQPSQQSLIYSQPGGFTVNGMLNAPGSLVHPSLVRGDTPEMDHGNHHHHHHHQHPHHHHHQHHSGVSSHDSHSDEDTPTSDDLEQFAKQFKQRRIKLGFTQADVGLALGTLYGNVFSQTTICRFEALQLSFKNMCKLKPLLNKWLEEADSTTGSPTSIDKIAAQGRKRKKRTSIEVSVKGALESHFLKCPKPSAQEITSLADNLQLEKEVVRVWFCNRRQKEKRMTPPGVPQTPEDVYSQGTFLVDYLKDASLNDEHDDQRVTATRSLRQVILAH; encoded by the exons ATGGCCACTGCGGCTTCCAACCCCTATCTAGCCAGCAATAGTATTCTGTCGTCAGGCTCGATTGTTCACTCTGAGTCGATAGGCAGTGGTATGCAGCCGGGCAGTGTTGCCGTTACCTCTGTGTCTGGCGGATACCGAGGCGACCCGAAGATGGTGCAGAGCGACTTCATGCAGGGTGCCATGGCGTCAAGCAACGGCGGACACATGCTCAGTCATGCCCACCAGTGGGTGACATCGTTGCCTCACGCCGCCGCGGccgcagcagcggcagcagtggCAGCTGCAGAGGCCGCTTCGCCGTGGTCGTCCAGTCCCGTCGGGATGGCGGGCAGTCCCCAGCAGCAAGACGTCAAAAACAATTCGAGAGGAGAAGACTTGCACAGCAGCGGTGCGTTGCACCACAGACCACCCCACCTGGGATCTCATCAGACGCACCAAGGGGCGTGGGGTGGCACCAGTGCCGCTCACATTCCAACCATCACCGGAGGACAGCAGCCATCTCAGCAGTCTCTTATTTATTCGCAGCCCGGGGGATTCACCGTCAACGGCATGCTGAACGCGCCGGGGAGTTTGGTGCACCCAAGTTTGGTGCGAGGGGACACTCCAGAGATGGATCATGgcaaccatcaccatcaccaccaccaccagcacccccaccatcatcatcaccagcatCACAGTGGGGTGAGCAGCCACGACTCCCACTCGGACGAAGATACGCCGACCTCAGATGATTTGGAACAATTTGCCAAGCAGTTCAAACAGCGCCGTATAAAGCTGGGTTTTACGCAGGCTGACGTCGGCTTAGCGCTTGGCACTCTCTATGGGAACGTCTTCTCTCAGACCACAATATGTCGGTTTGAGGCGCTGCAGCTGAGTTTCAAGAACATGTGCAAGCTGAAGCCGCTGCTAAACAAGTGGCTGGAGGAGGCCGACTCTACGACCGGTAGTCCAACTAGCATTGACAAAATCGCAGCGCAAGGAAGGAAACGGAAGAAGCGCACATCCATTGAAGTGAGTGTTAAAGGGGCCCTGGAAAGCCACTTCCTGAAGTGTCCCAAACCCTCAGCCCAAGAGATCACCTCTCTGGCAGACAACCTGCagctggagaaggaggtggTACGGGTCTGGTTCTGCAACCGGAGGcaaaaggagaagaggatgaCACCTCCTGGAGTGCCCCAGACACCGGAGGACGTTTACTCTCAG GGAACTTTTTTAGTAGATTACTTAAAAGATGCAAGTTTGAACGATGAGCACGACGACCAGAGGGTGACAGCGACGCGCTCTCTCCGTCAGGTAATTTTGGCGCATTGA
- the pou3f3a gene encoding POU domain, class 3, transcription factor 3-A isoform X3 translates to MATAASNPYLASNSILSSGSIVHSESIGSGMQPGSVAVTSVSGGYRGDPKMVQSDFMQGAMASSNGGHMLSHAHQWVTSLPHAAAAAAAAAVAAAEAASPWSSSPVGMAGSPQQQDVKNNSRGEDLHSSGALHHRPPHLGSHQTHQGAWGGTSAAHIPTITGGQQPSQQSLIYSQPGGFTVNGMLNAPGSLVHPSLVRGDTPEMDHGNHHHHHHHQHPHHHHHQHHSGVSSHDSHSDEDTPTSDDLEQFAKQFKQRRIKLGFTQADVGLALGTLYGNVFSQTTICRFEALQLSFKNMCKLKPLLNKWLEEADSTTGSPTSIDKIAAQGRKRKKRTSIEVSVKGALESHFLKCPKPSAQEITSLADNLQLEKEVVRVWFCNRRQKEKRMTPPGVPQTPEDVYSQVGNVSADTPPPSMDCKRNFFSRLLKRCKFER, encoded by the exons ATGGCCACTGCGGCTTCCAACCCCTATCTAGCCAGCAATAGTATTCTGTCGTCAGGCTCGATTGTTCACTCTGAGTCGATAGGCAGTGGTATGCAGCCGGGCAGTGTTGCCGTTACCTCTGTGTCTGGCGGATACCGAGGCGACCCGAAGATGGTGCAGAGCGACTTCATGCAGGGTGCCATGGCGTCAAGCAACGGCGGACACATGCTCAGTCATGCCCACCAGTGGGTGACATCGTTGCCTCACGCCGCCGCGGccgcagcagcggcagcagtggCAGCTGCAGAGGCCGCTTCGCCGTGGTCGTCCAGTCCCGTCGGGATGGCGGGCAGTCCCCAGCAGCAAGACGTCAAAAACAATTCGAGAGGAGAAGACTTGCACAGCAGCGGTGCGTTGCACCACAGACCACCCCACCTGGGATCTCATCAGACGCACCAAGGGGCGTGGGGTGGCACCAGTGCCGCTCACATTCCAACCATCACCGGAGGACAGCAGCCATCTCAGCAGTCTCTTATTTATTCGCAGCCCGGGGGATTCACCGTCAACGGCATGCTGAACGCGCCGGGGAGTTTGGTGCACCCAAGTTTGGTGCGAGGGGACACTCCAGAGATGGATCATGgcaaccatcaccatcaccaccaccaccagcacccccaccatcatcatcaccagcatCACAGTGGGGTGAGCAGCCACGACTCCCACTCGGACGAAGATACGCCGACCTCAGATGATTTGGAACAATTTGCCAAGCAGTTCAAACAGCGCCGTATAAAGCTGGGTTTTACGCAGGCTGACGTCGGCTTAGCGCTTGGCACTCTCTATGGGAACGTCTTCTCTCAGACCACAATATGTCGGTTTGAGGCGCTGCAGCTGAGTTTCAAGAACATGTGCAAGCTGAAGCCGCTGCTAAACAAGTGGCTGGAGGAGGCCGACTCTACGACCGGTAGTCCAACTAGCATTGACAAAATCGCAGCGCAAGGAAGGAAACGGAAGAAGCGCACATCCATTGAAGTGAGTGTTAAAGGGGCCCTGGAAAGCCACTTCCTGAAGTGTCCCAAACCCTCAGCCCAAGAGATCACCTCTCTGGCAGACAACCTGCagctggagaaggaggtggTACGGGTCTGGTTCTGCAACCGGAGGcaaaaggagaagaggatgaCACCTCCTGGAGTGCCCCAGACACCGGAGGACGTTTACTCTCAGGTCGGCAACGTGAGTGCAGACACACCGCCTCCGTCCATGGACTGCAAAC GGAACTTTTTTAGTAGATTACTTAAAAGATGCAAGTTTGAACGATGA
- the pou3f3a gene encoding POU domain, class 3, transcription factor 3-A isoform X1 — MATAASNPYLASNSILSSGSIVHSESIGSGMQPGSVAVTSVSGGYRGDPKMVQSDFMQGAMASSNGGHMLSHAHQWVTSLPHAAAAAAAAAVAAAEAASPWSSSPVGMAGSPQQQDVKNNSRGEDLHSSGALHHRPPHLGSHQTHQGAWGGTSAAHIPTITGGQQPSQQSLIYSQPGGFTVNGMLNAPGSLVHPSLVRGDTPEMDHGNHHHHHHHQHPHHHHHQHHSGVSSHDSHSDEDTPTSDDLEQFAKQFKQRRIKLGFTQADVGLALGTLYGNVFSQTTICRFEALQLSFKNMCKLKPLLNKWLEEADSTTGSPTSIDKIAAQGRKRKKRTSIEVSVKGALESHFLKCPKPSAQEITSLADNLQLEKEVVRVWFCNRRQKEKRMTPPGVPQTPEDVYSQVGNGTFLVDYLKDASLNDEHDDQRVTATRSLRQVILAH; from the exons ATGGCCACTGCGGCTTCCAACCCCTATCTAGCCAGCAATAGTATTCTGTCGTCAGGCTCGATTGTTCACTCTGAGTCGATAGGCAGTGGTATGCAGCCGGGCAGTGTTGCCGTTACCTCTGTGTCTGGCGGATACCGAGGCGACCCGAAGATGGTGCAGAGCGACTTCATGCAGGGTGCCATGGCGTCAAGCAACGGCGGACACATGCTCAGTCATGCCCACCAGTGGGTGACATCGTTGCCTCACGCCGCCGCGGccgcagcagcggcagcagtggCAGCTGCAGAGGCCGCTTCGCCGTGGTCGTCCAGTCCCGTCGGGATGGCGGGCAGTCCCCAGCAGCAAGACGTCAAAAACAATTCGAGAGGAGAAGACTTGCACAGCAGCGGTGCGTTGCACCACAGACCACCCCACCTGGGATCTCATCAGACGCACCAAGGGGCGTGGGGTGGCACCAGTGCCGCTCACATTCCAACCATCACCGGAGGACAGCAGCCATCTCAGCAGTCTCTTATTTATTCGCAGCCCGGGGGATTCACCGTCAACGGCATGCTGAACGCGCCGGGGAGTTTGGTGCACCCAAGTTTGGTGCGAGGGGACACTCCAGAGATGGATCATGgcaaccatcaccatcaccaccaccaccagcacccccaccatcatcatcaccagcatCACAGTGGGGTGAGCAGCCACGACTCCCACTCGGACGAAGATACGCCGACCTCAGATGATTTGGAACAATTTGCCAAGCAGTTCAAACAGCGCCGTATAAAGCTGGGTTTTACGCAGGCTGACGTCGGCTTAGCGCTTGGCACTCTCTATGGGAACGTCTTCTCTCAGACCACAATATGTCGGTTTGAGGCGCTGCAGCTGAGTTTCAAGAACATGTGCAAGCTGAAGCCGCTGCTAAACAAGTGGCTGGAGGAGGCCGACTCTACGACCGGTAGTCCAACTAGCATTGACAAAATCGCAGCGCAAGGAAGGAAACGGAAGAAGCGCACATCCATTGAAGTGAGTGTTAAAGGGGCCCTGGAAAGCCACTTCCTGAAGTGTCCCAAACCCTCAGCCCAAGAGATCACCTCTCTGGCAGACAACCTGCagctggagaaggaggtggTACGGGTCTGGTTCTGCAACCGGAGGcaaaaggagaagaggatgaCACCTCCTGGAGTGCCCCAGACACCGGAGGACGTTTACTCTCAGGTCGGCAAC GGAACTTTTTTAGTAGATTACTTAAAAGATGCAAGTTTGAACGATGAGCACGACGACCAGAGGGTGACAGCGACGCGCTCTCTCCGTCAGGTAATTTTGGCGCATTGA